One segment of Desulfonauticus submarinus DNA contains the following:
- a CDS encoding GAF domain-containing protein, whose translation MINTGCLDKILSLVCTVFDAYSAVFFSRITDSKYILKSHFSLGDSISRDIEVDCGCGLVGWILKHDKPLRLNKFNREQSCLGYYEKGEENKIKAFMGCPLPEGRGVLCVDSKRTHHFSEKDLKILIQFADLIDLLDQKLCQASLEFKKILYYTYLKLAISLPKQSLRWDEFLKKLLKILQDASGFKYAFFVVRDELGKAFLVEGMNKEIEGIQVGEKYPMSTGLLGWVFNYGKDIIRSEHGKRDLCLLAGQDSRIEFRSFVCLPLKVNKKTRSVLVIADDEFKEIDSELEEFLYALKDYLSLFLEDLYFKNKAKG comes from the coding sequence ATGATTAATACAGGGTGTTTAGATAAAATACTTTCTTTGGTTTGTACTGTTTTTGATGCGTATTCTGCAGTATTTTTTTCTAGAATAACTGATTCTAAGTATATTTTGAAGTCTCATTTTAGTTTAGGAGATAGTATATCTCGGGATATAGAAGTAGATTGTGGTTGTGGGTTAGTAGGGTGGATTTTAAAGCATGATAAACCGTTGCGACTAAATAAGTTCAACAGGGAGCAATCATGCTTAGGATATTATGAGAAAGGCGAGGAAAATAAAATAAAGGCTTTTATGGGATGTCCTCTCCCAGAGGGAAGAGGAGTTTTATGTGTTGACAGTAAGAGAACACATCATTTTAGTGAGAAAGATTTAAAAATTTTGATTCAATTTGCTGATTTAATAGATTTATTAGATCAGAAATTATGTCAAGCAAGTTTAGAATTTAAAAAGATATTATATTATACTTATTTAAAATTAGCTATTTCTTTACCAAAACAGTCATTAAGATGGGATGAATTTTTGAAAAAATTATTAAAGATTCTTCAAGATGCTTCTGGATTTAAGTATGCTTTTTTTGTGGTTAGGGATGAATTGGGCAAGGCTTTTTTAGTAGAAGGAATGAATAAAGAAATAGAGGGTATTCAGGTTGGGGAAAAATATCCTATGTCTACAGGCTTACTTGGCTGGGTTTTTAACTATGGAAAAGATATTATTAGGAGTGAACATGGTAAAAGAGATTTGTGTCTTTTAGCTGGACAAGATAGTAGAATAGAATTTAGGAGTTTTGTTTGCTTACCTCTCAAAGTTAATAAGAAAACTCGGTCTGTTTTAGTGATAGCTGATGATGAATTTAAGGAGATAGATAGCGAGTTAGAAGAATTTTTGTATGCTTTAAAAGACTACTTAAGCTTATTTTTAGAAGATTTGTATTTTAAAAACAAAGCAAAAGGGTAA
- a CDS encoding rod shape-determining protein yields the protein MLRKLFGMFGKSLAMDLGTANTLLYTPKDGIVLNQPSVVAVDVKGDKVLAVGNEAKEFLGRTPDKIRAIRPLKDGVIADFEVTKVMIMYFLKEVIKGFKLFKPKLVIGVPSGITQVEKRAVIESGLQSGAREVKLIEEPMAAAIGAGLPIHEPRGNMVVDIGGGTTEVAVISLSAIAYAESVRVAGDEMNESIQRYMQEEFKVLIGENMAEEIKIRVGSAYPLSEKLICRVLGKNLIDGTPKSVEVTDGHIREAIAEPVNIIVKSVHIALEKTPPELVGDIVDNGLLLAGGGALIRGLDKLISKKIGVKVNIDSEPLTTVVRGAGQTLLEEKKFNQVFIN from the coding sequence ATGTTGAGAAAATTATTTGGAATGTTTGGAAAAAGTTTGGCTATGGATTTAGGAACTGCCAATACTCTTTTGTATACTCCTAAGGATGGTATAGTTTTAAACCAACCTTCTGTAGTGGCTGTAGATGTGAAAGGAGATAAAGTTTTAGCAGTTGGAAATGAGGCCAAAGAGTTTTTAGGTAGAACTCCAGATAAGATACGAGCTATTAGGCCACTAAAGGATGGAGTAATTGCTGATTTTGAAGTTACTAAAGTTATGATAATGTATTTTTTAAAGGAAGTGATAAAAGGTTTTAAGTTGTTCAAACCAAAGCTAGTAATCGGAGTTCCTTCTGGAATAACTCAGGTAGAAAAAAGAGCTGTTATCGAGTCAGGTCTTCAATCTGGGGCAAGAGAAGTTAAGTTAATAGAAGAACCAATGGCAGCTGCCATTGGAGCAGGTTTACCTATTCATGAACCTAGAGGGAATATGGTAGTGGATATTGGCGGTGGCACTACAGAGGTAGCAGTGATTTCTTTATCTGCTATAGCTTATGCTGAATCTGTTCGAGTTGCAGGTGATGAAATGAATGAGTCTATTCAAAGATATATGCAAGAAGAATTTAAGGTACTTATTGGCGAAAATATGGCTGAAGAAATTAAAATAAGAGTAGGGTCAGCTTATCCTCTTTCTGAAAAGCTTATTTGTCGAGTTTTGGGGAAAAATTTAATAGATGGCACGCCAAAATCTGTAGAAGTTACAGATGGTCATATTAGGGAAGCAATTGCTGAACCTGTTAATATTATTGTGAAATCAGTTCATATCGCTTTAGAAAAAACACCTCCAGAGTTGGTAGGAGATATAGTAGACAATGGGTTATTATTAGCAGGTGGAGGAGCATTGATTAGAGGCCTTGATAAACTTATTTCTAAAAAAATAGGTGTAAAAGTTAACATAGATTCTGAACCTCTTACCACAGTAGTAAGAGGTGCTGGACAAACTCTTCTAGAAGAAAAGAAGTTTAATCAGGTTTTTATAAATTAG
- the rimI gene encoding ribosomal protein S18-alanine N-acetyltransferase: MSLNFNQIFLENLEQLWYIENSCFPYPWTKKQLESALKQSKVYFFGIFVQEKIIAYTSLVCLGWEGEIWNLAVLPNWRRQGVGSYLLSKSLDFFNDKDVKEVFLEVRESNIPALQLYLKFGFKKIGIRKNYYPDTKEDAIVMKKVLILDRMK; encoded by the coding sequence ATGAGTTTAAATTTTAATCAAATTTTTCTAGAAAATCTAGAGCAATTATGGTATATTGAAAATAGCTGTTTTCCATACCCTTGGACAAAAAAACAATTAGAGAGTGCTTTAAAACAAAGCAAAGTATATTTTTTTGGGATTTTTGTTCAAGAAAAAATAATAGCATATACTTCATTAGTGTGCTTAGGTTGGGAAGGAGAGATCTGGAATTTAGCTGTTTTACCTAATTGGCGAAGGCAAGGGGTTGGCTCTTATTTACTTTCTAAAAGTTTGGACTTTTTTAATGATAAGGATGTAAAAGAAGTGTTTTTAGAAGTACGAGAAAGTAATATACCAGCACTTCAGCTTTATTTAAAATTTGGTTTTAAAAAGATTGGTATAAGAAAAAATTATTATCCAGATACCAAAGAAGATGCGATTGTGATGAAAAAAGTTTTAATATTGGATAGGATGAAATGA
- a CDS encoding transporter substrate-binding domain-containing protein: MRFIGLSIIFICLFSEICFAQKIVVVGDKNYAPFEFLDANNIPQGISVDIWKLWSKKTGIKVEYRLMEWNKALEAVKNGEADVVGGIFYSKKRNKFFDFSNPYFSIDTRVFFSKKIFGLKNLNLKGFEVGVVKGDYAEEFLKTKYPHLRLKDFSSIDDLVKVAITGKINVFVGDRPVVLFYLAKYNKMDSFKYSNDILYEMSLHAAVKKGNKKLLSIVKQGFDLISKEEIDKIVKEWTGINEYKIFWRKYKIVFITIIWITVFFFILSIIFKLQVKKATKKINEQNKQLKEINERLNITLESIGDGVIATDSRGKITMFNSVAEELTGWKRDEALGTSFDLVFEIVNEKTGEKGISPFEKVLNTGKIVGLANHTALIRKDGKRLPILDSGAPIKTEQGEIIGVVIVFRDATPQRKRENELIRMEKLESLSLIASGIAHDFNNLLTAMIANIDLLKRGISEEKDMQRLSRIERASFKAKEMVQRLMVFAKNWEPVKKGFFYTDKLRETVEFILAGSGIKVEFNISEDLFPIFGSETQISQVIENIVLNAREAMHDNGILKVSAENFIYSGKNNKLPLNPGEYIKIKIEDSGPGIPPEIREHIFEPYFSTKEKGSGLGLAVSHQIVEDHKGYLELVDTEQGACFVIYLPKAEVRVKDKQKENLFDLDLTNKKILFLDDEELIREMMQDAFSELNAHIDTFALGEDAYKAYERSYRNKQPYDLVFLDLTIPGGIGGKEVGERILALNPQAKMVLVSGYSDSFILKNYKKYGFCAMLRKPFSIDELVHILRKII; the protein is encoded by the coding sequence ATGAGATTTATAGGGTTAAGTATAATTTTTATTTGTTTATTTAGTGAAATTTGCTTTGCCCAAAAGATAGTAGTTGTTGGAGATAAAAACTATGCTCCTTTTGAGTTTTTAGATGCTAATAATATTCCTCAAGGTATTTCTGTAGATATTTGGAAGTTGTGGTCTAAGAAAACAGGGATAAAAGTTGAATATAGACTAATGGAGTGGAATAAGGCTTTGGAGGCAGTTAAAAATGGAGAGGCAGATGTAGTAGGAGGCATTTTTTATAGCAAAAAAAGAAATAAATTTTTTGATTTCTCAAACCCTTATTTTTCCATAGATACAAGAGTATTTTTTAGTAAAAAAATTTTTGGTTTAAAAAACTTGAATTTAAAAGGATTTGAGGTTGGGGTAGTAAAAGGTGATTATGCTGAAGAATTTTTGAAAACAAAGTATCCTCATTTACGATTAAAAGATTTTTCTAGTATAGATGATTTAGTAAAAGTAGCTATAACTGGTAAAATAAATGTTTTTGTTGGAGATAGGCCAGTTGTTTTGTTTTATCTTGCTAAATATAATAAAATGGATTCATTTAAATACTCAAATGATATATTATATGAAATGTCTTTACATGCAGCAGTTAAAAAAGGAAATAAAAAGTTATTGTCAATAGTAAAGCAAGGTTTTGATTTAATTTCAAAAGAAGAAATAGATAAAATTGTTAAAGAATGGACAGGAATAAATGAATATAAGATTTTTTGGAGAAAATATAAAATTGTTTTTATTACCATTATATGGATAACTGTTTTCTTTTTTATTTTAAGTATTATTTTTAAATTACAGGTTAAGAAGGCTACAAAAAAGATTAATGAGCAAAACAAACAGCTAAAGGAAATTAATGAAAGGCTAAATATAACATTAGAATCTATTGGAGATGGGGTAATTGCTACAGATAGTAGGGGAAAAATTACAATGTTTAATTCAGTTGCAGAAGAGCTTACAGGCTGGAAAAGAGATGAAGCCCTAGGTACTTCTTTTGATTTGGTGTTTGAGATTGTAAATGAAAAAACAGGAGAGAAGGGAATTAGTCCATTTGAAAAGGTGTTAAATACTGGCAAGATTGTAGGGTTAGCAAATCATACTGCGTTAATAAGAAAAGATGGAAAACGCTTACCTATTTTAGATAGCGGAGCTCCTATAAAAACAGAGCAAGGAGAAATTATAGGAGTGGTAATCGTATTTAGGGATGCCACTCCTCAAAGAAAACGGGAAAATGAGTTAATTCGAATGGAAAAGTTGGAGTCTCTTTCTTTAATAGCAAGTGGTATTGCTCATGATTTTAATAATTTGTTAACTGCTATGATAGCTAATATTGATCTTTTAAAACGAGGTATTTCTGAAGAAAAAGATATGCAAAGGTTATCTAGAATAGAACGGGCTTCTTTTAAAGCTAAAGAGATGGTCCAACGTTTGATGGTATTTGCTAAAAATTGGGAGCCAGTAAAAAAAGGTTTTTTTTACACTGACAAATTGCGGGAAACTGTGGAATTTATTTTAGCTGGCTCAGGGATTAAAGTTGAATTTAATATATCAGAAGATTTATTTCCTATTTTTGGAAGTGAAACACAAATTAGCCAAGTGATTGAAAATATAGTGTTAAATGCTAGAGAGGCCATGCACGATAATGGTATTTTAAAAGTTTCTGCTGAGAATTTTATATATTCTGGCAAAAATAATAAATTACCTTTAAATCCAGGAGAATATATTAAGATTAAAATTGAAGATAGTGGGCCAGGAATTCCTCCTGAAATTAGAGAACATATTTTTGAGCCTTATTTTTCTACCAAAGAAAAAGGATCTGGGTTAGGATTAGCAGTAAGCCATCAAATTGTTGAGGATCATAAAGGATATCTTGAGTTAGTGGATACAGAACAAGGAGCCTGCTTTGTTATTTATTTGCCAAAAGCAGAAGTTCGTGTAAAAGATAAACAAAAAGAAAATTTATTTGATTTAGATTTGACTAATAAAAAAATATTGTTTTTAGACGATGAAGAATTAATAAGAGAAATGATGCAAGATGCATTTAGTGAATTAAATGCACATATTGATACATTTGCTTTAGGAGAAGATGCTTATAAAGCTTATGAAAGATCTTATAGAAATAAACAACCTTATGATTTAGTTTTTTTAGATTTGACTATTCCTGGCGGTATAGGAGGAAAGGAGGTTGGGGAGAGAATTTTAGCCTTAAATCCTCAGGCTAAGATGGTTTTAGTAAGTGGATATAGTGATAGTTTTATTTTAAAAAACTATAAAAAATATGGTTTTTGTGCTATGTTAAGAAAACCTTTTAGTATAGATGAATTGGTTCATATCTTGCGTAAGATAATTTGA
- a CDS encoding radical SAM protein → MNKNAKTKAIQKIIPWFKKNLQNCNLCPRNCKVNRLKQEKGFCKTLALSQVASFNLHFGEEDILVGQKGSGTIFFAHCNLGCVFCQNHEISQTNSEFQTMHHNQLAYIMLKLQKKGAHNINLVTPSHVVYAILKALEIALQQGLSIPIVYNTSSFDGIKTLKKLKNIVDIYLADIKFFSRDKSQKYCNAKNYSKIAKQNILEMYEQVGGIKLKNNIANKGLIIRHLVLPNNLSETEKWLFFLHKHKLHNIYLNIMSQYYPHYLADKYPELNQSVSYETIAKYINLAKKMGFKYIDNSIPKIFKFIKIT, encoded by the coding sequence ATGAATAAAAACGCTAAAACTAAAGCAATCCAAAAAATTATTCCGTGGTTTAAAAAAAATTTACAAAACTGTAATCTTTGCCCAAGAAATTGCAAAGTAAACCGCTTAAAACAAGAAAAAGGATTTTGCAAAACTCTTGCTCTCTCCCAAGTAGCAAGTTTTAACCTTCACTTTGGCGAAGAGGATATCTTAGTAGGCCAAAAAGGCTCTGGAACTATTTTCTTTGCTCATTGCAATTTGGGTTGTGTTTTTTGTCAAAATCATGAAATAAGTCAAACTAACTCAGAATTCCAAACCATGCATCATAATCAACTTGCCTATATAATGCTTAAACTACAAAAAAAAGGAGCTCATAATATCAACTTGGTAACACCATCTCATGTTGTATATGCTATATTAAAAGCACTCGAGATAGCATTACAACAAGGGCTATCTATTCCTATAGTTTACAATACAAGCAGTTTTGATGGAATTAAAACACTAAAAAAGTTAAAAAATATTGTAGATATTTATTTAGCTGATATTAAATTCTTTTCTAGAGACAAATCTCAAAAATATTGTAATGCGAAAAACTATTCAAAAATAGCAAAACAAAATATATTAGAAATGTATGAGCAAGTTGGTGGGATTAAATTAAAAAATAATATTGCTAATAAAGGATTAATTATCAGACATCTTGTATTGCCAAATAATTTAAGTGAAACGGAAAAATGGCTCTTTTTTTTGCATAAACACAAACTACACAATATCTATTTGAATATAATGAGCCAATACTATCCTCACTACCTAGCAGATAAATATCCAGAACTTAATCAAAGTGTAAGTTATGAAACTATAGCTAAATATATTAACCTAGCTAAAAAAATGGGATTTAAATATATAGATAACAGTATACCCAAAATATTTAAATTCATAAAAATTACTTAA
- a CDS encoding phosphoglycerate kinase: protein MRYLADIDVKNKKVLVRVDFNVPLEDGVVRDDTRIRASLKTIDHLQEQGAKIILCSHLGKPKGEKNLKFSLKPVAQRLGELLHKEVKFCPDCIGEIAQSMVKELKSGEVLLLENLRFYPGEQQNDLDFAKELAKLADIYINDAFGVAHRAHASVVGVTKAVKECGAGFLLQKEIEYLSKALKQPKRPFVAVLGGAKVSTKLGILKAFLEKVDKIIVGGAMANTFLSAKGYKLGASLVEVDLLETAREILNKAKKKNVAFYLPVDFICGPGPEEKVGKGVCPFLEIPENEMALDIGPATSILYAEALKDAKTVVWNGPMGAFENPAFSQGSLNLAEDISRVDGLTIVGGGDTDALIHKAGVVEKLSFVSTGGGSFLKFMEGNELPALLALEECEQKKGERK from the coding sequence ATGCGTTATTTAGCTGATATTGATGTAAAAAATAAAAAAGTTTTGGTAAGAGTGGATTTTAATGTTCCTTTAGAAGATGGAGTAGTGCGAGATGATACTAGAATTAGGGCTAGTTTAAAAACTATTGACCATCTTCAAGAACAAGGGGCAAAGATTATTTTATGTTCCCACCTTGGAAAACCAAAGGGAGAAAAAAATCTTAAATTTTCTTTAAAACCAGTGGCTCAACGTTTAGGTGAACTTTTACATAAAGAAGTTAAATTTTGTCCTGATTGTATAGGAGAAATAGCTCAAAGCATGGTAAAGGAACTTAAAAGTGGAGAAGTTTTGCTTTTGGAAAATCTTAGATTTTATCCAGGAGAGCAGCAAAATGATTTAGATTTTGCCAAGGAATTAGCAAAATTGGCAGATATTTATATAAATGATGCCTTTGGTGTTGCCCATAGAGCCCATGCTTCTGTGGTAGGAGTAACTAAGGCAGTAAAAGAGTGTGGTGCTGGTTTCCTGTTGCAGAAGGAAATAGAGTATTTATCCAAGGCCTTGAAACAGCCAAAGCGTCCTTTTGTGGCAGTACTGGGAGGAGCTAAGGTTTCTACTAAATTGGGAATTTTAAAGGCATTTTTAGAAAAAGTAGATAAAATTATAGTTGGCGGAGCAATGGCTAACACGTTTTTAAGTGCGAAAGGCTATAAATTAGGTGCCTCTTTAGTGGAAGTAGATTTGTTGGAAACAGCACGAGAAATTTTAAATAAAGCCAAGAAAAAGAATGTTGCCTTTTATTTACCTGTAGATTTTATTTGTGGTCCTGGTCCTGAAGAAAAGGTAGGCAAAGGCGTATGTCCTTTTTTGGAAATACCTGAAAATGAAATGGCTTTAGATATAGGTCCTGCTACTTCTATTTTATATGCAGAAGCTTTAAAAGATGCTAAAACAGTAGTTTGGAACGGACCTATGGGAGCTTTTGAAAATCCAGCATTTTCTCAAGGATCTTTAAATCTTGCTGAAGATATTTCAAGGGTAGACGGTCTTACTATTGTAGGAGGAGGAGATACTGACGCTCTTATTCATAAAGCAGGAGTTGTAGAAAAATTGAGTTTTGTTTCTACAGGTGGAGGCTCTTTTTTAAAGTTTATGGAAGGTAATGAATTACCTGCGTTGTTGGCTTTGGAAGAATGTGAACAGAAAAAAGGAGAAAGGAAATGA
- the tpiA gene encoding triose-phosphate isomerase, with translation MKQLIAANWKMYKKWEEALSTAREILVGTHKQLPDNREVLIFPSFPLLKVVSEIIAEQKGYYLGGQNFYPALEGAFTGEVSPVQLLDLGCSYALVGHSERRHIFKEDDSFLAKKVKFGLEQGLKIVFCIGEKLEERKANKVKEVLLYQLETGLQDIVLEDSETLTIAYEPVWAIGTGEVANTEDILEAHKIIRDFLKERFKFGEEIRILYGGSVKPANASQILSLDNVNGVLVGGASLSADSFNQIILA, from the coding sequence ATGAAACAACTAATAGCAGCTAATTGGAAAATGTATAAAAAGTGGGAAGAGGCCTTAAGTACTGCAAGAGAAATATTAGTGGGGACTCATAAACAACTTCCTGATAACAGGGAAGTTCTTATTTTCCCCTCATTTCCTTTATTAAAAGTAGTGAGCGAAATTATTGCTGAGCAAAAGGGATATTATTTAGGTGGCCAAAATTTTTATCCTGCTTTAGAAGGAGCTTTTACTGGAGAAGTGAGTCCTGTTCAACTTTTGGACTTGGGGTGTTCTTATGCATTGGTAGGCCATTCTGAACGTAGACATATTTTTAAAGAAGATGATTCTTTTTTAGCAAAAAAAGTAAAGTTTGGATTAGAGCAAGGTCTTAAAATAGTTTTTTGTATAGGAGAAAAATTAGAAGAAAGAAAAGCTAATAAAGTAAAAGAAGTTTTGCTCTATCAATTAGAAACTGGCTTACAAGATATTGTCCTTGAAGATTCTGAAACATTAACTATTGCTTATGAGCCTGTTTGGGCAATTGGGACCGGAGAGGTTGCTAACACAGAAGATATTTTAGAAGCTCATAAAATTATTAGGGATTTTTTAAAAGAGAGATTTAAATTTGGAGAAGAGATTAGGATTCTTTATGGAGGAAGTGTAAAGCCGGCTAATGCCTCTCAAATACTATCCCTTGACAATGTGAATGGAGTCTTGGTAGGTGGAGCAAGTTTAAGTGCTGATAGTTTTAATCAAATTATCTTGGCTTAA
- the secG gene encoding preprotein translocase subunit SecG: METFIITIHIIACIALVILVLLQSGKEGMGVIFGGGSSTVFGSSGAGGLLAKLTAGAAIIFFCTSLTFTYLSAKKHVQEKSSVILDNPVEQPASTSPAPNVNPNKSDIQEKTGQNKK, encoded by the coding sequence TTGGAAACTTTTATTATAACTATCCATATTATTGCCTGTATTGCTTTGGTTATTTTAGTTTTATTGCAGTCAGGAAAAGAAGGAATGGGAGTTATTTTTGGAGGAGGGAGTAGTACAGTATTTGGGAGTTCGGGCGCTGGAGGATTGTTGGCTAAACTTACTGCTGGAGCTGCGATTATTTTTTTCTGTACTTCTCTTACATTTACGTATCTTTCTGCTAAAAAACACGTGCAAGAGAAGTCTTCTGTAATTTTAGACAATCCTGTAGAGCAGCCAGCTTCTACTAGTCCTGCACCAAATGTGAACCCAAATAAGTCTGATATTCAAGAAAAAACTGGACAAAATAAAAAGTAG
- a CDS encoding LL-diaminopimelate aminotransferase, with protein MIKVNENFLKLKSSYLFSEIAKRVKKFQEQNPNVSIIKMGIGDVTLPLPPACIKAMHCAIDEMADTSTFKGYGPEQGYLFLREKIAKFDFQKNNIDIEPDEIFISDGAKCDTGNFQELFSQTIKVAVPDPVYPVYVDTNVMAGRTGEFKNGQYKNLFYLSSTKQNNYLPDLPNQKVDLIYLCFPNNPTGATIDRNTLQKWVDFALENKALILFDAAYEAFIQEPNIPHSIFEIPNAKKVAVEFRSFSKTAGFTGTRCAFTVVPKECVAYTENGKPVSLHSLWLRRQSTKFNGVSYPVQRAAEAVYSPEGKTEVKQNITYYLNNAKLIKNTIQNLGFHCVGGENSPYIWIECKQNSWDFFDFLLEKAGIVCTPGEGFGKCGEGYIRLSAFNSKENVEEAMQRIKNIL; from the coding sequence ATGATTAAGGTAAATGAGAATTTTTTAAAGCTAAAGTCATCTTATCTATTTTCTGAAATAGCTAAACGAGTAAAAAAATTTCAAGAACAAAATCCAAATGTATCTATTATTAAAATGGGAATAGGTGATGTAACTTTACCTTTACCACCTGCATGTATTAAAGCGATGCATTGTGCCATAGATGAAATGGCAGATACATCTACTTTTAAAGGATATGGACCAGAACAAGGTTATCTATTTTTAAGAGAAAAAATAGCCAAATTTGATTTTCAAAAAAATAATATTGACATTGAACCTGATGAAATTTTTATTAGTGATGGAGCTAAATGTGATACAGGTAATTTTCAAGAACTTTTTTCCCAGACAATTAAAGTAGCAGTCCCTGATCCTGTTTATCCTGTATATGTAGATACTAATGTAATGGCAGGAAGAACAGGTGAATTTAAAAATGGGCAATATAAAAATTTATTTTATTTATCTTCTACTAAACAAAACAATTATTTACCTGATCTTCCCAACCAAAAAGTAGATCTAATCTATTTATGTTTCCCCAATAATCCTACTGGAGCCACTATTGATAGAAACACACTCCAAAAGTGGGTTGACTTTGCATTAGAAAATAAAGCTCTCATTCTTTTTGATGCTGCATATGAAGCTTTTATTCAAGAGCCTAACATCCCACACTCTATATTTGAAATACCAAATGCCAAGAAAGTTGCGGTTGAATTTAGAAGTTTTTCTAAAACTGCAGGATTTACTGGCACAAGATGCGCTTTTACTGTGGTGCCTAAAGAATGTGTTGCTTATACTGAAAATGGAAAACCTGTATCACTTCATAGTCTCTGGCTAAGACGCCAGTCAACAAAGTTCAACGGAGTCTCTTATCCTGTTCAACGGGCTGCTGAAGCAGTATATTCTCCTGAAGGTAAAACAGAGGTAAAACAAAATATTACCTATTATTTAAATAATGCAAAACTTATTAAAAACACTATCCAAAATTTAGGATTCCATTGTGTAGGTGGAGAAAATTCACCATATATATGGATAGAATGTAAACAAAACTCGTGGGACTTTTTTGATTTTTTACTCGAAAAAGCAGGAATAGTATGTACTCCTGGAGAAGGTTTTGGTAAATGTGGAGAGGGATATATTAGACTTAGCGCCTTTAATAGCAAAGAAAATGTAGAAGAAGCAATGCAAAGAATTAAAAATATACTCTAA
- a CDS encoding DMT family transporter gives MRDNFRILKADIFLLVAAFIWGAAFVAQRVGMDYLPPFYFNGIRFLLGGITLLPLVLINSKKSNQLNFFQKRDVKGVLVGGFCLGSILFVASSLQQIGMIYTTAGKAGFITGLYVVIVPIVGYFLKQDIHFGVVIGVILSVIGLYLLSINEDFTIDKGDFFVFLCSVMFSFHVIAIGYFAPKYDCIFLSCIQFFVNACLSLIVAFFWESISWQAIYGGLWPILYGGFMSAGIAFTLQVVAQKDAPPAHASIIMSLESVFAALTGWWILGEVLSLRARWGCIFMFIGAVLAQIWPYVFKRNK, from the coding sequence ATGAGAGATAATTTTAGAATATTAAAAGCTGATATTTTTTTATTAGTAGCTGCATTTATTTGGGGTGCTGCTTTTGTGGCTCAGCGCGTTGGAATGGATTACCTTCCTCCGTTTTATTTTAATGGAATTAGATTTTTGTTGGGAGGAATAACTTTATTACCCTTAGTTTTGATAAATAGTAAAAAATCTAATCAATTAAACTTTTTTCAAAAAAGAGATGTAAAGGGAGTATTAGTTGGAGGGTTTTGTTTAGGTAGTATTTTATTCGTGGCTAGTAGTTTACAGCAAATAGGGATGATTTACACTACAGCTGGAAAAGCTGGATTTATTACAGGTCTATATGTAGTAATAGTTCCTATTGTAGGATATTTTTTAAAGCAAGATATTCATTTTGGAGTTGTTATTGGAGTTATTTTATCTGTTATCGGTTTATATCTCTTGTCGATAAATGAAGATTTTACAATCGATAAGGGAGATTTTTTTGTATTTCTATGTTCAGTGATGTTTTCTTTTCATGTTATAGCAATTGGATATTTTGCTCCTAAATATGATTGTATCTTTCTTTCTTGCATTCAATTTTTTGTTAATGCTTGTTTAAGTTTAATTGTAGCGTTTTTTTGGGAAAGTATTTCTTGGCAAGCTATATATGGTGGATTGTGGCCTATTTTATATGGTGGTTTTATGTCTGCTGGTATTGCCTTTACTTTACAAGTTGTAGCCCAAAAAGATGCACCCCCAGCTCATGCTTCTATTATTATGAGTTTAGAATCAGTATTTGCTGCTTTAACAGGTTGGTGGATTCTCGGAGAAGTTTTGTCTTTAAGAGCCCGCTGGGGGTGCATCTTTATGTTTATTGGTGCTGTTTTAGCTCAAATTTGGCCCTATGTTTTTAAAAGAAATAAGTAG
- a CDS encoding DUF4870 family protein — translation MTNEVLSGQEQQLVKTAKIVYFLYLAALIFGVTSIIGVIMAYIYKKDSNPEWINTHFRWQIRTFWISFIGGFISALLCVILIGYLLFIALFIWWIIRCVKGLKWLNEHKEVENVTTYFF, via the coding sequence ATGACAAATGAAGTCTTATCCGGCCAAGAACAACAACTCGTAAAAACTGCCAAAATTGTTTATTTTCTTTATTTAGCAGCACTTATATTTGGTGTGACCAGCATTATTGGAGTTATTATGGCCTACATTTACAAAAAAGACAGCAACCCAGAGTGGATAAACACCCACTTTAGATGGCAAATTAGAACTTTTTGGATAAGTTTTATTGGAGGTTTTATTTCTGCCTTATTGTGTGTGATCCTTATAGGGTATCTTTTATTTATTGCCCTATTTATCTGGTGGATAATACGATGTGTCAAAGGATTAAAGTGGTTAAATGAACATAAAGAAGTAGAAAACGTAACTACTTATTTCTTTTAA